The following coding sequences lie in one Paramisgurnus dabryanus chromosome 16, PD_genome_1.1, whole genome shotgun sequence genomic window:
- the lrit3a gene encoding leucine-rich repeat, immunoglobulin-like domain and transmembrane domain-containing protein 3a produces the protein MYRLLVAQVLLGCWSVAQPFCPSQCTCVSHGRSDGTGTRSVLCNDPDMADIPVNVPVDTVKLRVEKTAVRRVPTEAFYYLTELRYLWITYNSISSVDSGSFYNLKVLHELRLDGNMIATFPWESLKEMPNLRTLDLHNNRLTIVPVEAAPYLVNITYLDISSNKLTTLPSELVDIWPPFSGILPSANASQKIVLGLQDNPWYCDCRISKLIELSKMATIPVVLMDLFLTCIGPENLAGVLFQRAELDQCLKPSVMMSATKITSPLGSNVLLRCDATGFPTPTLLWTRADGLALNNTVIQESPGEGVRWSILSLHSIVLKDAGDYRCKAKNVAGNAEAYITLSVDGVETQTPSVHVTKRPDADYKPVDQTVISVTGTPKIPVFTSLSPAILQPTVQLPLQPSKSLGPGEGVQRSPPAKDRPAKIQQGKGYIMNEKSKKKADVEDVEIVEETSETAVLLWTSDNLPSDTPITVVYFPYDAKDDKESIDTVVGQGKLLLEYLMPNQMYTVCLVTKGSVKEQCVDFSTLGNTGDDGQSKLLMIASGVACVVAVPLIVVLLYKIVCLCCKGNSTENSGPEEDLAKETYVKFETLTMKQRTLNGQPNDLWARRQTQESERMLLCSRSSIDSQMTYKSDTSRSEYLC, from the exons ATGTATCGTCTCCTGGTGGCCCAGGTCCTTTTGGGCTGCTGGAGTGTGGCACAGCCCTTCTGTCCCTCTCAGTGCACTTGTGTGTCTCATGGACGTAGTGATGGCACTGGCACCAG GTCTGTTTTATGCAATGATCCTGACATGGCAGATATTCCAGTCAACGTCCCTGTGGATACAGTAAAGTTACGGGTAGAGAAGACAGCTGTGCGTCGAGTGCCCACTGAGGCCTTCTACTACCTGACAGAACTGCGCTATCTTTGGATCACATACAATTCTATAAGCTCTGTGGACTCCGGCAGTTTCTACAACCTGAAGGTTCTACATGAGTTACGACTGGATGGGAACATGATCGCTACCTTTCCCTGGGAGTCTCTGAAAGAGATGCCCAATCTGAGGACCTTGGATCTGCACAACAACCGGTTGACTATTGTTCCTGTGGAGGCAGCACCTTACCTGGTTAACATCACCTACCTGGACATATCTAGTAACAAGCTAACTACTCTTCCCTCTGAGTTGGTGGACATCTGGCCTCCGTTTTCAGGCATCCTGCCCAGTGCCAATGCTTCACAAAAGATTGTTCTTG GTCTGCAAGACAATCCTTGGTACTGTGACTGTCGTATTTCCAAGCTCATCGAGTTGTCAAAGATGGCCACCATACCTGTGGTGTTAATGGATCTGTTTTTGACATGCATTGGGCCAGAGAATTTAGCTGGTGTTTTGTTCCAGCGGGCTGAACTGGATCAGTGCCTGAAGCCATCAGTTATGATGTCAGCAACTAAGATCACATCCCCATTAGGGAGTAATGTTCTCCTGCGGTGTGATGCCACTGGTTTTCCTACACCTACACTTCTCTGGACCAGAGCCGATGGATTGGCACTCAACAACACAG TTATTCAAGAGTCTCCAGGTGAAGGGGTTCGTTGGTCCATCCTCAGTTTGCATAGTATTGTACTGAAAGACGCTGGCGATTATCGTTGCAAGGCTAAGAATGTTGCGGGAAATGCCGAGGCGTACATCACTCTATCTGTGGATGGCGTGGAAACGCAGACTCCATCTGTGCATGTAACCAAGAGACCGGATGCAGATTACAAACCTGTTGATCAAACCGTGATTTCTGTAACGGGTACACCTAAGATCCCAGTTTTTACCTCTTTAAGCCCTGCAATTTTACAACCAACAGTGCAGTTACCTCTGCAACCCAGCAAGAGTCTGGGACCAGGTGAAGGAGTGCAAAGGTCCCCACCTGCTAAAGACAGGCCAGCTAAAATCCAGCAAGGCAAGGGTTACATAATGAATGAAAAGTCGAAGAAAAAAGCTGATGTCGAAGATGTTGAAATAGTGGAGGAGACCAGCGAGACGGCAGTCTTGCTATGGACATCTGATAACTTGCCAAGCGACACACCCATTACAGTGGTGTACTTTCCATATGATGCTAAAGATGATAAGGAGTCAATTGATACAGTGGTGGGGCAAGGGAAGCTCCTGCTGGAATATTTGATGCCTAACCAGATGTATACAGTGTGTTTGGTTACTAAGGGCTCTGTGAAAGAGCAATGTGTGGATTTCAGTACTTTGGGTAACACTGGCGATGATGGACAGAGCAAACTTTTGATGATTGCCAGTGGGGTCGCGTGTGTAGTTGCGGTGCCTCTCATAGTGGTGCTGCTCTACAAGATCGTGTGTCTATGCTGTAAAGGAAACAGTACAGAGAACAGTGGACCAGAGGAGGACCTTGCAAAAGAGACATATGTTAAGTTTGAGACACTTACAATGAAGCAAAGGACACTTAACGGCCAGCCCAACGATCTTTGGGCCAGGAGACAGACTCAGGAATCTGAGCGAATGCTCCTTTGCTCGCGCTCAAGCATTGACTCTCAAATGACATACAAGAGTGACACCTCTAGATCTGAGTACTTGTGCTAA